GTGTGCATCGGCGCCTCGAACAGGCAGAGCGCAAACCGGGTCGACTCCGGATCGGCCGCCACGACCGAGCCCATCTGCCCGTGTTCGGCCCAATACATCGGCTTGATGTAGATCGCCGTCCGCCCGTCGAACTTGGCGATTCCCTCCCAGGCGAGCCTTTCGATCTCTTCCGCAGCGACTGTCGCCTTCATGCCCATGTTCTCGGCCGAGCGGTTGACGCGCTGGCAGTGCAGGTCGAGATCCGGCGCAATGCCGTCGAACCAGCGCGCGCCATCGAACACCGTCGATCCCAGCCACATCGCATGCGAGACCGGTCCGATCAGTGGCGGATTGCCGGTAAACCAGTCTCCGTCAACATAGGTGAAGGTGGGAGTGCGCGCGGATGTGTCGACGGCCATGATGGTCTCCTGTTCTCGTTGCCTTGCAGCAAAGTCGCAGCCGGCAGCAAGGTCAAGGCGAAACACGTCACGGAGACGGGAATCCTCAGGCAACATGCCGTCAATGCGAAGAAAAGGCAGATTTCGTCGCGGATTCAGAAACTTGAATGATGGACCGATCAACGAAGCTGATGCGCGTGGGAGGTTCAGACCTGGGCGGTCGCACGTGGTTAAAGATCCCGTAACGGATTCCTGAAATATTGAAGGAAGTTGAGATCGCGGCCTGCGGGTCAAGTGTTCTGCGTTTTCTTGGGGGTCATTATGAACAAGGTGCGTCTCGTCGCTCTTCTCGCCGCGTCCGTTGCGGTCACGTCTTCGCCGGCATGCGCTGAAGGCTTCTTCTCCGGCAACTGGTATGTGACGCTCGGCGGCGCCGGCATATCGGCCCCGACTTTCGAAGGCGCCAAGGACAACGAGTACTTCTTTTCGCCGATCATTTCGGTTGGCCGTGGCGGGGCTCCGCGCTTTTCCTCGCGCAACGACAATCCGAGCTTTGCGATCTATGACACCGACGTGCTGCGCGCCGGCATCGTCGGCAAGTTCGTGAGGGGCCGCGATGCCGGTGACGACGCCGCCCTGCGCGGACTGTCCGACGTTGATTGGGGCGGCGAACTCGGTGGTTTCGCCGATGTCTATGTCACGGATTGGATGCGCGCTCGCGCCGAGGTTCGCCAGGGTATCCGCGCTCATGACGGACTTGTTGCCGATATCGCGGTTGATGCCTTCACCGATATCGCTCCGGGCCTGCGTGTTTCGGCCGGCCCGCGCATGACCCTGGCCACGAGCGGCTACACGCAGACCTATTATGGCGTGAACGCAGCCGAGTCCGCAGCGTCTGGCCTTGCCCAGTATGATCCGGATGGCGGCCTCACCTCCTATGGTGCCGGCGGCGCGATCACCTGGGAGGCCACAGACAAGATCTCGATGAGCGCTTTCACCGAATACAAGCGCCTTGCGGGCCCCGTCGCCGATTCGAGCCTCGTCGAAGAACGAGGTTCGAAGAACCAGCTGATGTTCGGCGTATCTGCCAGCTACAAGTTCGGCGTCAGCTTCGACTGACGAAAGGCCGCAGCCGATTTTCATGGCCCCGTTAGGGCTGGGCGGTTTTCTTGAGGCCGGCCATGCTCTATCAAACAGGGCATGAACACAGCCGATCCGAACATCGATCGCGTCGTCGACGCGCCCTCCGACAACTTCGTCTATCGCGTCCTGCCGCGATGGCTCTGGCCGCATGCACAGCTCGCCCGCTGGGACCGCCCGATCGGCTGGCAGCTCCTGATGTGGCCCTGCTTCTGGTCCTCGGCGCTCGCCGCAAACGCGCTCGCCGCCGAAGGCCGGCTGAATGTCCCGCTCTTCATTTTCCACCTCGTGCTTTTCTTTGTCGGCTCTGTCGCCATGCGCGGCGCCGGCTGCACCTATAACGACCTCGTCGACCACGACATCGACAACTTGGTCGCCCGCACCCGATCGCGGCCGCTGCCGTCAGGCCGCATCTCGCGCCGCAACGCCAAGATTTTCATGGTGGTGCAGTCGCTGGTCGGGCTTGGCGTGCTGCTCTGCTTCAACGGCTTCTCGATCCTGCTCGGCATCCTGTCGCTTGCCGTCGTTGCCATCTATCCCTTCGCCAAGCGCTTCACCGACTGGCCGCAACTTTTCCTCGGGCTCGCCTTTTCCTGGGGCGGCTTGATGGGGTGGGCCGGCCTGCAGGGCAGTCTCTCCCTGGCGGCGATCCTTGTCTATGTCGGCGCGGTCGCCTGGACCATCGGTTACGACACGATCTACGCCCATCAGGACCGGGAGGATGATGCGCTTGTCGGCGTTCGCTCGACGGCACGGCTGTTCGACCGCGACACCAAGATCTGGCTGATGGGCCTTTATGGCCTGACCCTTGTTCTGCTTCTCTCCGCATTCCTGTCCGCCGGCGCAGCCTTCCCGGCGATCATTGGCCTCTTCGTCGCAGCGGGCCTCTTCGCCTGGCAGATCAAGGTGCTCGACATCGACGACGGCGCCCAGTGCCTGGCGCTGTTCAAGTCGAACAGCCGCGTCGGCCTCATCATTTTTCTGGGATTGGTTGCGGCCATTCCCTTCGCCTGAACCATTTCGGACCGGCTCCGGTGCGGGTGAAAGCTTGCACCGTTTCGGAACGATCGCGATGGATGAAGCTGCAACGCAAGAGGCCCGGAAGTTGCCTTCCGGGCCTCTTGTCTGTCCAGTCCTGGGACGAAATCAGCTTCTTGCGATGATTTCCTTTCCGGAAATCTTCATGCTTACACCCAGCTTGCCGGTGGTGCGGCGCACGAGGAATCGCGGGCGACGCTCGGCGAAATAGGAATGGCGGCGACGCGGCTGCGTTTCCCTGGTGCGCACATCGCCGAGATGGTCCTCGAGCGGACGGGCAATGCCGTCGGCTTCCACCATCAGCATGGGAATGCGGAAGGCCTCTGCCCAGCCGCGCCAGTCGGCGGCGATATCGCAGAGATCATGGGCGACGAGCAGCGGGATGCAGAGTTCCGGATCGTCGTGATGCAG
This DNA window, taken from Peteryoungia algae, encodes the following:
- a CDS encoding DUF6101 family protein, whose protein sequence is MTNTVLKPAWAGATLRLDPSRFPQQVTYALRGALGDVTITIDERGAVLRKILPGSGLPLSFALPARAFKGVAARAIDHGDGEVTVTLELHHDDPELCIPLLVAHDLCDIAADWRGWAEAFRIPMLMVEADGIARPLEDHLGDVRTRETQPRRRHSYFAERRPRFLVRRTTGKLGVSMKISGKEIIARS
- the ubiA gene encoding 4-hydroxybenzoate octaprenyltransferase yields the protein MNTADPNIDRVVDAPSDNFVYRVLPRWLWPHAQLARWDRPIGWQLLMWPCFWSSALAANALAAEGRLNVPLFIFHLVLFFVGSVAMRGAGCTYNDLVDHDIDNLVARTRSRPLPSGRISRRNAKIFMVVQSLVGLGVLLCFNGFSILLGILSLAVVAIYPFAKRFTDWPQLFLGLAFSWGGLMGWAGLQGSLSLAAILVYVGAVAWTIGYDTIYAHQDREDDALVGVRSTARLFDRDTKIWLMGLYGLTLVLLLSAFLSAGAAFPAIIGLFVAAGLFAWQIKVLDIDDGAQCLALFKSNSRVGLIIFLGLVAAIPFA
- a CDS encoding MipA/OmpV family protein; translated protein: MNKVRLVALLAASVAVTSSPACAEGFFSGNWYVTLGGAGISAPTFEGAKDNEYFFSPIISVGRGGAPRFSSRNDNPSFAIYDTDVLRAGIVGKFVRGRDAGDDAALRGLSDVDWGGELGGFADVYVTDWMRARAEVRQGIRAHDGLVADIAVDAFTDIAPGLRVSAGPRMTLATSGYTQTYYGVNAAESAASGLAQYDPDGGLTSYGAGGAITWEATDKISMSAFTEYKRLAGPVADSSLVEERGSKNQLMFGVSASYKFGVSFD